From a single Lolium rigidum isolate FL_2022 chromosome 7, APGP_CSIRO_Lrig_0.1, whole genome shotgun sequence genomic region:
- the LOC124671602 gene encoding uncharacterized protein At1g65710-like, whose amino-acid sequence MGLCLSKKQHRRQEEQPPNAAKKNSGSSKRGTGKDGAALVPEAKKAPQPKPAPSRKATPPKAEEPAADKRTVFVVKAAAAAAAAEVAAESDGANSRRASAPAPAEEAKPAVVVSRVPVRTSSCTKEEVDAILIQCGRLSRSSSASGKTAASGDSGHQRRYSGSKRSYDFDRDRRGGGADDELDWERHGGGGASRPSPRRRTPERKRSASHDGRSAAGSGSRRVSRSPGRRGDGAAAAAATSVGAARQPGKMVSVPAREKGRAPSPGKAAPEKGRAPSPVKSAASGKRYASPTLRSNSPARAAAVANENAAAQATHGPSLSRSSSRKADHSPYRRNPMSELDENALVNNHNTANHGNKSQKKPIESVAAVSHKLGITKDRPEIVEEAVASDTKAPSSRMNATHTMSIVAESVVNPRDGPGGRSWRRSSRDFDLDGAMASDNRAPSSRINATHSVNIVAESVANPKAGSVGRSSRRSSRDFDHNGINSVAFLNEAMASEAKAPSSRMNATHTVSIVAESVANPKTGRSSRRSSRDFDHNGNSYASLLLEDIQSYHQQNTSDTTAAPAPAFSLPACVSKACSILEAVADLNSSPSDNRSFELERSADDKGSVNMSYGGRTPAADTHVVESEVVVKDDLMEPSLHKYVSVRDIRGEIEPLESAGSNSFAGNPWTCSWEPNSVDSTARTWTSSQSNGDDDDVEQHNSGAASALDQSWQSKQQTGGHPQVGSGRYAQVGGSVLSTRSDVRTISASSSIA is encoded by the exons ATGGGTCTCTGCCTCAGCAAGAAGCAGCACCGGCGGCAGGAAGAGCAGCCGCCCAATGCGGCCAAGAAGAACAGTGGGAGCAGCAAGCGGGGCACCGGCAAGGACGGCGCCGCGCTAGTCCCGGAGGCCAAGAAGGCACCGCAGCCGAAGCCGGCGCCGTCCAGGAAGGCTACACCACCCAAGGCGGAGGAGCCGGCGGCGGACAAGCGCACGGTCTTTGTCGTcaaggctgccgccgccgccgcggctgccGAGGTGGCCGCGGAGAGCGACGGGGCGAACTCGAGGAGGGCGTCTGCGCCggcaccggcggaggaggcgaaGCCGGCGGTTGTCGTGAGCAGGGTGCCGGTGCGGACCTCGAGCTGCaccaaggaggaggtggacgcGATACTCATCCAGTGCGGCCGCCTCAGCCGGAGCTCGTCGGCGTCCGGGAAGACCGCCGCCTCGGGCGACAGCGGGCACCAGCGGAGGTACTCCGGATCCAAGAGGAGCTACGACTTCGaccgggacaggagaggcgggggCGCCGACGACGAGCTCGACTGGGagaggcacggcggcggtggcgcgtcCAGGCCCTCGCCGCGCAGGAGGACGCCCGAGCGAAAGCGGTCGGCCAGCCACGACGGTCGCAGCGCTGCCGGAAGCGGGAGCAGGCGGGTGAGCCGGTCGCCGGGTCGGCGCGGCGAcggggcggccgcggcggcggcgacctccgtCGGGGCCGCGAGGCAACCCGGGAAGATGGTTTCCGTCCCTGCCCGCGAGAAAGGGCGCGCGCCGTCGCCGGGGAAGGCTGCGCCGGAGAAAGGGCGCGCGCCATCGCCGGTGAAGTCTGCGGCGTCTGGGAAGAGGTACGCGTCGCCAACCCTGAGGTCCAACTCCCCGGCGAGGGCCGCGGCCGTCGCGAACGAGAATGCCGCGGCGCAAGCGACGCACGGGCCGTCGCTGAGCCGGAGCTCGTCCAGGAAGGCCGATCACTCGCCGTACCGTCGCAACCCCATGTCGGAGCTCGACGAGAACGCTCTAGTCAACAACCACAACACGGCCAACCACGGCAACAAATCTCAAAAG AAACCCATTGAGAGTGTCGCCGCCGTGTCGCACAAGTTGGGGATTACGAAGGACAGGCCGGAGATCGTGGAGGAGGCCGTGGCGTCGGACACGAAGGCACCTTCATCGAGGATGAACGCGACGCACACGATGAGCATCGTGGCCGAGAGCGTCGTCAACCCGAGGGACGGCCCCGGTGGGCGGTCGTGGAGGCGGTCCTCGCGCGACTTCGACCTGGATGGCGCCATGGCGTCGGACAACAGAGCGCCGTCTTCCAGGATCAACGCCACGCACTCGGTGAACATTGTGGCCGAGAGCGTCGCCAACCCAAAGGCTGGGTCGGTGGGCCGGTCGTCGAGGCGGTCGTCTCGCGACTTCGACCACAACGGTATCAACTCTGTCGCCTTCCTGAATGAGGCCATGGCGTCAGAAGCCAAGGCGCCGTCGTCCAGGATGAACGCGACGCACACGGTGAGCATCGTAGCCGAGAGCGTCGCCAACCCGAAGACAGGCCGGTCGTCGAGGCGGTCATCTCGCGACTTCGACCACAACGGCAACTCTTACGCCTCGCTgctcctcgaggacatccagaGCTATCACCAGCAGAACACCAGCGACACCACCGCCGCACCGGCGCCGGCTTTCTCGCTCCCGGCGTGCGTGTCCAAAGCTTGCTCCATTCTTGAAGCGGTCGCCGACCTCAACTCCTCACCGTCGGATAACAGGAGCTTCGAGCTGGAACGGTCGGCCGACGACAAGGGGTCGGTCAACATGAGCTACGGCGGGAGGACGCCGGCGGCTGACACGCACGTCGTCGAGTCGGAGGTCGTTGTCAAGGACGACCTGATGGAGCCGAGCCTGCACAAGTACGTGTCCGTCCGGGACATCCGCGGAGAGATCGAGCCACTGGAGTCCGCCGGGAGCAACAGCTTCGCCGGCAACCCGTGGACGTGCTCGTGGGAGCCCAATTCCGTCGATTCCACCGCCAGGACGTGGACTTCCTCGCAGTCCAATGGCGACGACGATGATGTCGAGCAGCACAACAGCGGCGCGGCCAGTGCGCTGGACCAATCTTGGCAGAGCAAGCAGCAGACCGGTGGTCATCCGCAGGTGGGTTCTGGCAGATATGCTCAGGTCGGAGGCAGCGTCTTGAGCACACGATCAGATGTTCGTACTATCTCAGCCAGCTCATCTATTGCTTAG
- the LOC124679133 gene encoding checkpoint protein hus1: MKFKASFTDDGISLLDKRFLPALDKVGRVCHVYLTPTHAMLLHNLLGSAGPDGDGPQCVAQFAKDLLFRDYSVSSRDANRVAFSVDVALLQRALRSALAVHAQWPAAGDAPAPAIQVKLVNKQTAGSRSAAPFLTFETKGARSAVVQDVPISKPLSRSDVARLQEALDAAQELPETLVQVPDLPQLQNLVDRLKNIGDLLTVNVTQYGDLHLQVSTSLVTVGSEFKRLRILGVRANAPVGDQNVSATTRMEMAVERGEALSVQVSMKHLVKSLQCHLAKPDCTFYGIAPNGACLTVIFQYFIPGTRVTDKSISFYCRLPVLDPGTN; this comes from the exons ATGAAGTTCAAGGCCTCCTTcaccgacgacggcatctccctcCTCGACAAGC GGTTCCTCCCGGCGCTGGACAAGGTGGGGCGCGTCTGCCACGTCTACCTCACGCCGACGCACGCCATGCTCCTCCACAACCTGCTCGGCTCCGCGGGGCCCGACGGCGACGGGCCGCAGTGCGTCGCGCAGTTCGCCAAGGACCTCCTCTTCCGCGACTACAGCGTCTCGTCGCGGGACGCCAACCGCGTCGCCTTCTCCGTCGACGTCGCGCTGCTCCAGCGCGCCCTCCGCAGCGCGCTCGCCGTCCACGCGCAGTGGCCCGCTGCCGGGGACGCGCCCGCGCCCGCGATCCAGGTGAAGCTCGTCAACAAGCAGACCGCCGGGTCCCGCTCCGCTGCCCCGTTCCTCACCTTCGAGACCAAGGGCGCTCGCTCCGCGGTCGTGCAGGACGTGCCCATCTCCAAGCCGCTGTCGCGCTCCGATGTTGCGCGCTTGCAGGAGGCCCTTGACGCCGCCCAAGAGCTTCCTGAG ACTCTTGTCCAGGTTCCAGACCTCCCACAGTTACAGAACTTGGTGGATCGTCTAAAAAATATTGGTGATCTGTTGACTGTCAATGTTACCCAATATGGTGATCTCCATCTACAAGTTTCCACTTCGCTTGTTACAGTTGGTTCAGAATTCAAAAGGCTTCGGATTCTTGGTGTTCGTG CAAATGCACCTGTTGGTGACCAAAATGTGAGTGCTACCACTCGTATGGAAATGGCGGTCGAGAGAGGGGAAGCACTCTCAGTG CAAGTGAGCATGAAGCACCTAGTTAAGAGCCTGCAATGTCATTTGGCCAAACCAGACTGTACCTTCTACG GTATTGCTCCTAATGGTGCTTGCTTGACAGTAATATTCCAGTATTTCATTCCAGGAACACGGGTGACAGACAAATCCATTAGCTTTTACTGTAGGCTTCCAGTCCTTGACCCTGGCACCAATTAA